One genomic segment of Hymenobacter psoromatis includes these proteins:
- a CDS encoding Glu/Leu/Phe/Val family dehydrogenase: MTPTTVYKEPAPRVANTENPLESMMSRFNVAAEILGLDHETYEVLKAADKQIIVHLPVSMDDGKVRVFEGYRVVHNTILGPSKGGIRYDKNVSLDEVKALAAWMTWKCAVVDIPYGGAKGGIICDPTTMSAGEIERLTRAYTMSMKDVFGPDRDIPAPDMGTGPREMAWIMDEFSKTVGQTSSAVVTGKPLVMGGSLGRTEATGRGVMVSCLAAMNKLNMKIEETSVAIQGFGNVGSWTAKLMFDKGLKIKAISDISGAYWNDNGLNIDDVIAYKNAHGGRIEGFPGATPIDPDELLVSDVDVLVPAAVEDVITEHNAPFIKAKLIVEGANGPTSASADPIIYAKGISVVPDILANSGGVTVSYFEWVQNKQGFKWSLEMVTDRADRIMTDAFEKVFAVSQKYDISLRIAAYVVAIDKVAQTYKYRGGY, from the coding sequence ATGACGCCTACCACCGTATATAAAGAACCCGCCCCGCGGGTAGCCAATACCGAGAATCCGCTTGAGTCGATGATGTCGCGCTTCAACGTAGCCGCGGAAATTCTGGGTCTCGACCACGAAACCTACGAAGTGCTGAAAGCGGCTGATAAGCAGATAATTGTGCATCTGCCCGTATCAATGGACGATGGCAAAGTGCGCGTGTTTGAAGGCTACCGCGTGGTGCACAACACTATCCTGGGCCCCAGCAAGGGTGGCATTCGCTACGACAAGAACGTGAGCCTGGATGAGGTAAAAGCGCTGGCCGCCTGGATGACCTGGAAGTGCGCCGTGGTGGATATTCCCTACGGCGGGGCTAAAGGCGGTATTATTTGCGACCCCACCACCATGAGCGCGGGCGAAATCGAGCGCCTCACCCGCGCCTACACTATGTCCATGAAGGACGTGTTCGGCCCCGACCGCGACATTCCGGCCCCTGATATGGGCACCGGCCCGCGCGAAATGGCTTGGATTATGGACGAATTCTCCAAAACCGTAGGCCAGACTTCCTCGGCTGTGGTAACGGGCAAGCCGCTGGTGATGGGCGGCTCGCTGGGCCGCACGGAGGCTACCGGGCGCGGCGTGATGGTGTCGTGCCTGGCCGCCATGAACAAGCTGAATATGAAAATCGAGGAAACCTCGGTCGCCATTCAGGGCTTCGGCAACGTGGGGTCGTGGACGGCCAAGCTGATGTTTGACAAAGGCCTGAAAATCAAGGCTATTTCCGACATTTCGGGGGCTTACTGGAACGACAACGGCCTGAACATTGACGACGTAATTGCCTACAAGAACGCCCACGGTGGCCGCATTGAAGGCTTCCCCGGTGCTACCCCCATTGACCCTGACGAACTGCTGGTATCGGACGTGGACGTGCTGGTACCCGCCGCCGTGGAGGACGTCATTACCGAGCACAACGCGCCCTTTATCAAGGCCAAGCTAATTGTGGAAGGTGCCAACGGCCCTACCTCGGCCTCGGCCGACCCTATTATTTACGCCAAAGGCATTTCGGTGGTACCCGATATTCTGGCCAACTCGGGCGGCGTGACGGTGAGCTACTTCGAATGGGTGCAGAATAAGCAAGGCTTCAAGTGGAGCCTCGAAATGGTGACCGACCGCGCCGACCGCATCATGACCGATGCCTTTGAAAAGGTGTTTGCTGTGAGCCAGAAATACGATATCTCGCTCCGCATTGCGGCCTACGTGGTGGCTATTGATAAGGTAGCGCAGACGTATAAATACCGCGGCGGCTACTAA